In Aedes albopictus strain Foshan chromosome 3, AalbF5, whole genome shotgun sequence, the genomic window CAATCGTAATACGGTTCTAAGGATTACCATACGTAGGTACTTACTTTGATGGTTGCTTCCGCCTCATGGTGAGCATACAGAACGCCGCTTTTTGCTTAATGAGGCACTTCTCGTACAGAGTACGAAACAGCACGGTAGAACCTGAAATTGTCCCTTCATCGGGATACAGAAAGAGGGAACTCCGCAGATGGTTCGCAGGCGACACCTTCGTGATCGGTTTGAATCCAAGCAAACGAATGCCCGGCTGCAACATCTGCTTCATATTGGTAACCTCATCGACCGAAAAACTGACTTTCTCGCCACCGATCGAGAGCGTTTTCCTGGAAAGGGTTTTTAAGAAAAACCGGAATGTTTCAATAAACGATAGAGCCTTACCTTTGATCTCCTGGAAGAAGCGGTTTGCTGAGTTGTTCGGTTTGATTGTCATCGGGGCATACCATTTGGTAGGATCGCTTGGACACTATAACGTCGTTCGTGTCTCTCAGTAGTTTGACCTTTGCAGGATATTTAGTTTTTCTATAAAACAAATTAATAACTTTTGGATATATGTAGGTATTGATGACTTTGAAATGAATCGTCGATCTACGTTACACGCTACCAACATGTTTTTCTGTAGCCCACAGACCTGTGCTGCTGTTTTGCTCTatcccacaggaaatttgacgtttactGAGGCCCCCATTTTCAAAATCTTAAATGGGTTGAGGAAGACAGGACAGCACAAACTGATGCTTAGGTTAATATTGGAACAACGCAACCATACCTTGATAGAGAATAGATGTTGACGCCTAACGAAACATCATCGGACAGCTGCCATTTTATGTGTGAAAGGGACTTTTTCTTAAAATCGCGCCTAAAAATCCTTGTCAACAATGGCTCGCGTGATTCCTGATAGCAAGGAAACTGGAATTGATCGGGATCTTCATCGGCCACCGtacaaaggaattcctaaaattagGAATAAAATGTGTAATTACATTAATATATGTACATAGTAGCACACATCAAAGTATCATATAATCATACTCGAAATGTTAAtgaaattttttaaattaattatgcATATTTACCCGATAAAACTTGGACCCGTCGAACTGCTCGCTCATCGGAATCAAAACAATGTTCACGTCCAGTTGTTGAAGATCCTTTGCCTTAACGAAACTCTGCTGATACTCGTAGCTTCCGGCAGGATGTGGTTCATCGTTTGATGTAAACAGCACAATGCTAGATTGCTCCAATTTGTAGCCGCATCGTGTGAACAATCGTGAGCACAGCCAGAGAACATCCGAGAGGTTGCTATCTGAAACGGAATTGGGGACATTTTACGCTACTTCGAATCGAATACGTTCATGATTTGATCAACTACAGACCTTGCGAATGTCCAAACTTGCGATCAAAGTCGAACAGGTCATCCGATTCCCTGAAGTTCATAATCTTACGAATAGAGTCAGCCGATGGATTCGACAGTGGCATATAGATAGCCGTTTTCTTCGGAACCACCAGTCCGGTCTCCAACTCTATTTCATCTGGAGGAGCCGGACTGTGTTCCGTGTTATAAAAGATAACACCAACCTGTCATCGAAACATTTAACAAATATTAAATAAAATTCACAATTGAGGTTTACGCTCCCCAAAGTTTACCAAATCTTTTTCGCTGCTTATGATCTTGTTCCGCAAGATAGCTTCAATCAGCGCCAACGATTCCTTGAAGTTTGTAGAGCCATCATCCCTTTGGTCAAACATGTAGTCGGCGCAATCGATTAGCGCCAAAAGACCTTCGCGGCCACCGAACACGAACTCCTGGGAATCTTCCTCGTCGTCAGCGTGGTTCGGGTTCCAATACATTTTTTAATGATAGCCGGTTTTGTATCAACTAAAAAAAGCCTAACAAAAACTAGATTTTTAATGATTTTGTTTTGTAACAGCAAGCCGGTACGTGCGATTCGTGATGATTCGAttttgttgttctgttgttccGTGAGATCTTCGTGTTTGTTCAAGAAAGCGCGCAAAGCACATCAGCGCACCgacaagcaaaacaaaacaaaaccatcGATACACGCTGAATTTttttaaaacagaaaaaaaaaacatagtggttCACGTTAatactgcggtaaaatagaaaaaatccaacggggttgcggtggtttcgaccgccgcagtcgttccgcaaacgtcaaaagtgctcggttcacgctaaaaagctctcactcacttggttgccataaaattcaaaaataatgaaaattgtttcatttatgggtTATGTAATCGCAgttgctgccacaacatgtaacttatttctaaactatattaggtgtaatTTAAGCACTATCGTATGCAGATGTACGCCATTATACATAATTTAGATTTTaatctatttatttttgtttcaaggttgtgtgcatgctttttgaagtgtgcagcagtttgacgttagcggaacaggtcttctttgtcttcttcactccgccaggttggaagatttctctggataagcaatatatTAGTGCCATTTACACCTACACGGAGAAAACAGAATATGCTTGTTAGcttagagcatcgccacgggcgtccctatctgggtccctatccctatttccgggccctgaatagggacccatgttcacaccggtggtatctaaacgggaatgaaaaataaggacgcgacatgggattagcgatgggtttccacatttggggacccactcaaatcttgcactgagttgctattccgatggtttgtgtgacgtcactttctttatttacattttgcggtgaagtgagctgagTAGTGGTGTGGAAAATGAACAGCAGTGGATAAATAGAGCAAGAGGTGAATATTGATGTactttgtcttacgtgactagatgttttccagaaccctatcacaaacaaacagacgcagcactaataattcccacgtacaccgattcacgtttatttaaaaatttaatagttggCCAATTGCCCATCTGTGGCGttcgcagcgtttttgttcaaattttacaTGCGCTCACAATTGTCACCTAGTTTATGATTGGCCACTCTATTGGCCAAACTCAATCCTTCTAGATTGGGTGAATATGTTTCGgcgactatgattttgaatagcaaacgtaacacttgaaagaaattgctattaaaatcatcgtcatgtgaacataatccccaatgccaaacacgctatttcacaaaacgctcagtaggtgccggtagtgagcgaacgtcaagcggcagcaaaaattatgtgagcgccgtctgcgaacaatttgcaaactacagaatatttggtttaaatattctttaaaaaataaaacgataagagatgactagagggagaccggagacgtctgcttgtttgtgacgaaatgttagaagtgttacgtgtgcttgtctgtgaccctttatgcctttgtcactttatgcaggattcatcaaaagttcggacatatttaatttgttttaatttgtacTACGTCCAATAAAAAGTAAGGACCgcttttagcaacgcacggtggaaaatcaatatgtttttgaagtccctaatcccaaaatagaaaccactggtgggaaggtggggtgctatcctaaaatagcacccgaaaaggagtggtataatagggatagcgatgaggactcccgtggcggtgctcttagggaacgttcaaaaattacgtccataatttgggggaggggggggggtctagaaaagtgtgacagtacgtgtattgggtataggaaaagtgcgtgacagaggggggaggggggtctagaaatcccgaaaaacgatggacgtaatatttgaatcttcccttattgAATAATAAAAATTTCCCATTTAACCGTTTTAACCTTGGCAATTCATAAAAAGTATGCATCACATAATATGTTATATGCACGCCTTGGCATTTCTTGCATTTATTATAGTTTCCATGCATATAAAGCCGTTTATTTTATACTCGGCTCCGCGTACGATTTGACCAACGAAATGGCTAATGTGAAATTGATTTAACCATTAATTCCGCGAGTGATATTGAAGAAGATCTGTGCAGCTAATCTTTTAGTGGTACACGCAATCCAAACTCATAAGTGTCTTCGGTGTGAAAAGAAAAACAAGGAAAGACTTCTTTTCCGGAAAAGAAAATCTGCCGTGAATCAGCATCAGAAATCCATTTGGCTGCCTTTGAACAATTGAACTAAAATCGGCTGGcagtgaaaatttattttttttttcaatataaatcGATCATTTTGTGATAAATTTCTGATCTGAACCAAACAGAAATATTCGAtcaggaaattttgaaaaaaaaaaaaacgcttgtgATTGTGAATAACATACCGTACATAATGACTTGTTTTGCCAGAGTTGATTGGCTGCGTGTGTATTCTCCGGATGTTTAAACATTTTCATAGTGGGTCCGTTCCGTTACCTGAACAAAATGACGCTGAAATTCGGTGAGATCTTACCAGTTTAGCTTATAAATAGTTACTAAGTATCCCGTAGGATTACTGAACACTTGCCAAGACACATATCTTACATCTTTGTTCATCTACAAATCTATGTAGGGTGATTTTGGGTATTTTCCGTGGAATTGTTTTCTTCGATATAAGAGGGTTTCGTCggccaaattggtttcattttgtaGGGAAGGTTAACACC contains:
- the LOC115261480 gene encoding X-ray repair cross-complementing protein 6, with the protein product MYWNPNHADDEEDSQEFVFGGREGLLALIDCADYMFDQRDDGSTNFKESLALIEAILRNKIISSEKDLVGVIFYNTEHSPAPPDEIELETGLVVPKKTAIYMPLSNPSADSIRKIMNFRESDDLFDFDRKFGHSQDSNLSDVLWLCSRLFTRCGYKLEQSSIVLFTSNDEPHPAGSYEYQQSFVKAKDLQQLDVNIVLIPMSEQFDGSKFYREFLCTVADEDPDQFQFPCYQESREPLLTRIFRRDFKKKSLSHIKWQLSDDVSLGVNIYSLSRKTKYPAKVKLLRDTNDVIVSKRSYQMVCPDDNQTEQLSKPLLPGDQRKTLSIGGEKVSFSVDEVTNMKQMLQPGIRLLGFKPITKVSPANHLRSSLFLYPDEGTISGSTVLFRTLYEKCLIKQKAAFCMLTMRRKQPSKLVALIPQECCFNEDGEPYRHNGFRIEFIPYAADMRKLDVFEKSAPEISQEQIDVFKSVAKKIKFKYHPSQFENPVLMTTYTNIEALLFDRHDLEVYDSTKPDDDRIDSKVGPFVDRIADLFGEDVTEAPKRRGKAVDGEGPSSKAPKLTADVDPVAIIEAIQSGKTGSVLVGTLRAYLQQQGVDGISKLNKADLINKIKQHHKL